A window of the Brassica oleracea var. oleracea cultivar TO1000 chromosome C1, BOL, whole genome shotgun sequence genome harbors these coding sequences:
- the LOC106333302 gene encoding uncharacterized protein LOC106333302: protein MRAIPSTFHLCLKFPTPRGVETIQGDRRMSQKRKLTLDENAPERDSEVFWQSQKAKALEGKREPTCKPVISICLDESSPERFGANLREPLKTELIACLKKNLNAVAWAAEDMPGIDIGITCHELNIDPTYKPVKQKRGKLGPERATAIMMNPDDREKTAFITDRGTYCYKVMPFSLKNAGATYQRLVNRIFSEQLGKTMEVYIDDMLVKSLDEHDHISHLEECFAKLNAHNMNAQSESVGTTCKMGNRTKRILHVDGSSSKQGSGIGIRLTSPTGEVLEQSFRLEFHASNNEAEYEALVAGLRLVHGLKIRNIHACCDSQLVANQYSGEYEVRDERMDAYLNPIQDLSRDFNHFALTRIPRSEKTQADALAALASSSDS, encoded by the exons ATGCGAGCGATCCCTTCGACATTCCATCTGTGCCTTAAGTTTCCAACCCCTCGTGGAGTCGAAACTATACAAGGAGACCGCAGGATGTCGCAA AAAAGAAAGCTGACTCTCGATGAGAACGCCCCGGAACGAGACTCGGAAGTCTTCTGGCAATCTCAAAAGGCCAAAGCCCTAGAAGGGAAGCGCGAACCGACTTGCAAACCGGTAATTTCGATCTGCCTCGACGAATCCTCTCCGGAACGATTTGGAGCCAACCTCCGCGAGCCACTAAAGACAGAGCTCATCGCATGTCTCAAAAAGAACCTCAATGCGGTCGCTTGGGCCGCGGAAGATATGCCAGGGATTGATATCGGCATAACGTGTCATGAGCTTAACATCGATCCGACCTACAAACCCGTCAAACAAAAAAGAGGGAAGCTAGGACCGGAGCGTGCCACCGCG ATCATGATGAATCCTGACGATCGTGAGAAAACTGCGTTCATCACCGATCGGGGAACATATTGCTACAAAGTAATGCCTTTCAGTCTCAAGAATGCGGGCGCCACTTACCAGCGACTTGTAAATCGAATTTTCTCCGAACAGCTCGGCAAGACTATGGAGGTATACATCGATGACATGCTCGTAAAGTCTCTTGATGAGCACGACCACATCTCCCATTTGGAGGAGTGCTTTGCAAAACTTAACGCCCACAACATGAATGCACAGTCCGAGTCAGTCGGGACGACTTGCAAAATGGGCAATCGAACTAAGCGA ATCCTTCACGTCGACGGATCGTCGTCCAAACAAGGATCCGGGATTGGAATCCGGCTCACGTCTCCGACCGGCGAAGTCTTGGAGCAGTCGTTCCGATTGGAATTCCATGCGTCGAACAACGAGGCCGAATATGAAGCACTCGTCGCAGGATTACGATTAGTCCATGGGCTTAAGATCCGCAACATTCACGCTTGCTGTGACTCTCAGTTAGTCGCAAATCAATACAGCGGAGAATACGAAGTGAGGGACGAAAGAATGGATGCATATCTAAACCCCATCCAAGACCTCTCCCGAGACTTCAACCACTTCGCCCTCACTAGGATTCCTCGCTCGGAAAAAACTCAGGCGGATGCCTTGGCCGCACTCGCATCAAGTTCGGATTCTTGA
- the LOC106333310 gene encoding uncharacterized protein LOC106333310 translates to MSEFHPISLCNVSYKIISKLLSKWLKRFFPDLISETQSAFVARRLITDNILLAQENFHALRTNTRAREEFMAIKTDMSKAYDMIEWSFIRSLMLRLGFAEKLVDLLMFCVTSVPYQVIINGEPRGRITPTRGLRQGDLLFLFLFILCTEALISLLQGAEEEKRILGLRVARASPRISHLLFADDSLFFFKAEVRQCKEILDILESYGKASGQQLNAYKSSIIFGNKVDHNVKQDIKRALGITTEGGMGKSLGLPEQICGSKMKVFSYVQDRLNGCVTS, encoded by the coding sequence ATGTCTGAGTTTCATCCTATTAGTCTATGCAATGTCAGCTACAAGATTATCTCCAAACTACTATCAAAATGGCTCAAGAGGTTTTTCCCTGACCTGATTTCAGAGACCCAATCAGCTTTTGTCGCACGCCGTTTGATCACTGACAACATTCTGCTAGCACAAGAGAATTTTCATGCTCTACGGACAAATACCAGGGCTCGAGAAGAATTTATGGCCATCAAGACAGACATGAGTAAAGCATATGACATGATTGAATGGAGTTTTATTCGATCATTGATGCTTCGTTTGGGTTTTGCGGAAAAATTGGTGGACCTCTTGATGTTTTGTGTTACATCGGTCCCCTACCAGGTGATAATTAATGGAGAACCAAGGGGAAGAATTACACCCACGAGAGGTTTGAGGCAGGGTGATCTGTTATTCCTTTTCCTCTTCATTTTGTGCACTGAAGCTCTGATCTCCCTCCTTCAAGGAGCGGAAGAGGAGAAGCGCATCCTAGGACTTCGTGTCGCCCGAGCCAGCCCCAGAATCTCACATCTCCTATTTGCGGATGATAGTCTCTTTTTTTTCAAGGCAGAAGTAAGACAGTGCAAGGAAATTCTAGATATTTTGGAATCTTATGGAAAGGCTTCGGGACAACAACTTAACGCGTATAAGTCGTCGATCATCTTTGGGAATAAAGTCGACCATAATGTTAAGCAAGATATTAAACGTGCTCTTGGGATTACTACTGAAGGAGGGATGGGCAAATCCCTTGGACTGCCAGAGCAAATTTGTGGTTCAAAGATGAAAGTTTTTTCCTATGTACAGGATCGCCTCAATGGATGCGTCACCTCGTGA
- the LOC106333318 gene encoding uncharacterized protein LOC106333318, giving the protein MDSNSILRLLIEDDELDLLFDENQYMCALLEEMGGATEAGADRQLVRTNRGEGWRRVQRFMNGSEVQCYEILRMNQETFKSLCKVLSEKYGLKETHNVYVEESVAMFLETVGQDATVRAISEHYQHSIDTVKKKLEQVLSSLLKLASDIVKPTRNEFATASPFLEGKPQYWPYFKNCIGALDGTHIAVRPPSGNSEPFRGRKGEPTMNVLAICNFDMRFIYAYVGVPGRAHDTKVLTYCATEEASFPHPPAGKYYLVDSGYPTRTGYLGPHRKTRYHIDQFNRGGPPSNTRELFNRKHSGLRSMIERTFGVWKAKWRVLDRKHPKYELKKWIKIVTATMALHNFIRDSQHGDTDFSYWEGVESYEQHGDDQEEHVGYIPQGDRLMESVRHCITMEMARGTRLSY; this is encoded by the exons ATGGACAGTAAC AGCATATTAAGACTTTTAATTGAGGATGATGAGTTGGATTTGTTATTTGATGAGAATCAGTACATGTGTGCTCTTTTGGAGGAGATGGGTGGAGCAACAGAAGCTGGTGCTGATAGGCAATTAGTCAGGACAAACCGAGGTGAAGGTTGGCGACGTGTGCAACGTTTTATGAACGGGTCTGAGGTACAATGCTATGAGATTCTACGCATGAACCAGGAAACATTTAAGAGTTTGTGTAAGGTGCTATCAGAAAAGTATGGGTTAAAGGAGACTCACAATGTTTACGTTGAGGAGAGTGTTGCAATGTTCTTAGAGACGGTCGGACAAGACGCAACTGTACGGGCTATATCAGAGCATTATCAGCATTCAATTGACACTGTGAAAAAGAAGTTAGAACAG GTATTAAGTTCTCTCTTGAAGCTTGCATCAGACATTGTGAAACCGACTAGGAATGAGTTTGCAACTGCTAGTCCTTTTCTAGAAGGTAAACCACAGTATTGGCCTTACTTTAAGAACTGCATAGGTGCTTTAGATGGAACTCATATTGCTGTCCGTCCACCATCTGGGAATAGTGAGCCATTTAGAGGTAGAAAAGGTGAACCAACCATGAATGTGCTGGCTATTTGTAATTTTGACATGAGGTTCATCTACGCTTATGTTGGAGTTCCCGGGAGAGCACATGACACGAAGGTGCTAACATACTGTGCTACTGAAGAAGCTTCTTTTCCTCACCCACCAGCTGGAAAATACTACTTGGTCGACTCAGGTTACCCAACCAGAACTGGTTACTTAGGTCCTCATCGCAAGACTAGATACCATATAGATCAGTTCAACAGAGGAGGTCCACCATCAAACACTAGGGAATTGTTCAACCGCAAGCACTCCGGTTTAAGATCAATGATTGAGAGGACTTTTGGTGTTTGGAAAGCCAAGTGGAGAGTTTTAGACAGAAAGCATCCCAAGTATGAGTTGAAGAAATGGATAAAGATTGTGACAGCAACCATGGCCCTCCACAACTTTATTCGAGATTCACAGCATGGAGATACTGATTTTTCTTATTGGGAAGGAGTGGAATCATATGAACAGCATGGTGATGATCAAGAAGAGCATGTTGGATACATTCCGCAGGGTGATAGACTGATGGAGAGTGTGCGTCACTGTATTACTATGGAGATGGCAAGAGGAACTAGACTTTCATACTAG
- the LOC106301015 gene encoding LOW QUALITY PROTEIN: F-box/kelch-repeat protein At5g39560-like (The sequence of the model RefSeq protein was modified relative to this genomic sequence to represent the inferred CDS: inserted 2 bases in 1 codon), giving the protein MIPKEAKPNQKETKTKPQPLSFSSLPXDIIETILARLSKWNYPNLSLVSKRFLFLLSSPELYPTRSHIGTTEPCLYFCLEDLPNIPHPRWFTLWMKPADETLADDDEILEDYSLVPVPSCHHLQHVPYFSTVAVGSDIYLIGGPYKGPPSSRVRIFDCRSHTWRDGPNMLVAREEAYAFYIDGKIYVMENGRKDSNWMEVLDIKTQNWSPLLSHGATEFRDDWCLINVFRGKIYVIAQEENFAYDPKEGTWEVVGTHKCYGHIDVWCAIEDVMFCFTNSGYCRWYDTKSREWSLWREVKGSDIEVLHKSEDGFVGRCLVQIVNHGGKLLVILVPRTEEYKAKRKRRIWCAKIAFEKRLEGEIWGKLEWVNEVLTVTKSYKFLSCLVITI; this is encoded by the exons ATGATTCCCAAAGAAGCTAAACCGAATCAGAAAGAGACGAAGACTAAGCCTCAACCACTGTCGTTTTCATCACTCCC CGATATCATAGAGACCATACTTGCCCGTCTCTCCAAGTGGAATTACCCTAATCTCTCTCTAGTCTCCAAAAGATTCCTCTTTCTCCTCTCTTCTCCCGAACTCTACCCTACGCGTTCTCACATCGGAACCACCGAACCATGCCTCTATTTTTGCTTAGAGGACTTGCCAAATATCCCACATCCCAGATGGTTTACTCTTTGGATGAAACCTGCCGATGAAACCCTAGCTGACGACGATGAAATTCTTGAAGACTATTCGTTGGTTCCGGTACCTTCCTGTCACCATCTTCAACACGTACCATATTTTTCCACCGTAGCTGTTGGTTCGGACATCTACTTAATCGGTGGACCCTACAAGGGGCCGCCGTCTTCACGTGTTCGTATCTTTGATTGTCGGAGTCACACGTGGCGTGACGGTCCAAACATGTTGGTGGCCCGTGAGGAGGCTTATGCGTTTTATATCGATGGGAAAATATATGTAATGGAAAATGGCAGGAAAGACAGCAATTGGATGGAAGTATTAGACATAAAGACTCAAAACTGGAGTCCCTTGCTGAGCCATGGAGCTACTGAGTTTCGTGATGATTGGTGTCTAATCAATGTGTTTAGAGGAAAGATATACGTAATTGCTCAAGAGGAGAACTTTGCTTATGACCCAAAAGAAGGGACATGGGAAGTTGTGGGAACGCACAAGTGTTATGGACATATAGATGTTTGGTGCGCAATAGAGGATGTAATGTTTTGTTTTACGAACTCTGGTTATTGCAGGTGGTATGACACTAAGAGTAGAGAGTGGAGCTTG TGGAGAGAGGTCAAGGGTTCGGATATAGAAGTATTGCATAAAAGCGAGGATGGCTTTGTAGGGAGGTGTCTTGTTCAAATTGTTAACCATGGTGGGAAACTATTAGTTATTTTGGTCCCCAGGACTGAGGAATACAAGGCAAAGCGGAAAAGGAGAATTTGGTGTGCGAAAATCGCATTTGAGAAGCGCCTTGAAGGTGAGATTTGGGGTAAGTTGGAGTGGGTTAATGAAGTGCTTACGGTCACCAAGTCGTATAAGTTTTTGAGTTGTTTAGTCATTACGATTTGA